In the genome of Ammospiza nelsoni isolate bAmmNel1 chromosome 28, bAmmNel1.pri, whole genome shotgun sequence, the window TCCTGGGGTGtcaccctgggaatgggggagaATCCTCCTGGGGTGtcaccctgggaatggggagaatCCTCCTGGGGTGtcaccctgggaatggggagaatCCTCCTGGGGTGtcaccctgggaatgggggagaATCCTCCTGGGGTGtcaccctgggaatggggagaatCCTCCTGGGGTGtcaccctgggaatgggggagaATCCTCCTGGGGTGtcaccctgggaatgggggaagcTCCTCCTGGAGGCATTGCCTTGGGGGCTGCATCATCCTGGGGGCTCCATcgccctgggaatgggggaaccTTCTCCTGGGGGCATTGCCTTGAGGGCTGAATTGTCCCTGGGGGCTGCATCACCCTGGGAATGGAGGAGCATCCCCCTGGGAGCATTGCTCGGGGGtctgcagcaccctgggaatggggggaaaaCCCTCCTGAGGGCATTGCCCTGGGGGGCTGCATCGTCCTGGGCGCTCCATCACCCTGGAAATGGAGGAACGCCCCACTGAGGGCATCgtcctgggggctgcagcactcTGGGAATGGAAGAGAAACATCTTGGGGCCTGCAGCACTCTGGGAATGGGAGAAGACCCTCCTGGGGCCATTGCCCTGGGGGGCTGCATCTTCCTGGAGGCTCCAtcaccctgggaatgggggaacaTCCCCCTTGGGGCAtcaccctgggaatgggggaacaTCCCCCTGGGGATTGCATCACCCTGGGAATGGAGGAAAATCCTCGTGGGGGCAtcaccctgggaatggggggatATGCCCTGGAGGCATTGTCCCGGGGGGCTGCATTGTCCTGGGGGCTGCAtcaccctgggaatgggggagcATCCCCCTTGGGGTAtcaccctgggaatgggggaacaTCCCCGTGGGGATTGCATCagcctgggaatgggggagCATCCTCCTGGGAGCATCACCCTGGGATCTGCACCACCCTGGGAATGGAGCAACATCTCCCGGGGACATTGTCCTGTGGGGGCTGCACCATCCTGGCACTGGAGGAGCATCCTGGGGTGGCAAACAGGTTACAAACCCTGCCCACCCTCTGCCACCCTCCCTCCATCAGCTCCTGGTTGAGCTCCAGCGCCTGCTCAACCATTTCCATAGCCCTGGGGGGCTGCACcaccccagggatggtggcCACGaagctccagggctgtgcattgtcccagagatggggcagcacCATCCCACCCACCCTGCAGCCACGTCCTGCCCCCAGGATCCCCACCAGGGCACCATCCCAGCCCCAACCAGCCTGGAGGTGCCACCCCCCCATCAGTGCCCTGCCCCAGAGTGAGGAGAGCCAGTCCTGAGGGGAGGATGAGgctttattaaattaattttgggTACATCCAGCGTGGCTCAGCCCCCAGGGTCAGGCTGGGGAGCCTGGGGTGATGTACCCCAAAATGCCGAGTTCCAGGGTGCAGTTTAGGGGTATCCCTAACCTCCAGCTGGCCATCCTGGAGGATTTGGAGAGGCAATCTTGCAGGGAATGAGGAAACACAGAGTTTAAATTAAATACAGCGGAGCAACCCACCCAGAAGGAAACTCAAAATGAAGCAAGGATCCCAGAGCAAACCTGAGAATTTGGGTGGGCTGTGAGGGTGCAACAGAACTTGGTGGTTCTTCACTCTGAGAAAGGGTGCAAAAAATCCACACAAACATGTAAAAAACTCAGGGTCAGCCTGGGGTGATGTAGCCCAAAATGCTGAGTCCGAGGTTGCAGTTTGGGGGAGTCCCTAAGGTCCAGCTGGACATCCTGGAGGAATTGGAGAGGGAATCTtgcagggaatggggaaacACTGAGTTTAAATTAAATAGCAGGAGGGTTCCTGCAGGCAACCCACGCAGGAGGAAACTCAAAATGAAGCAAGGATCCCAGAGCAAACATGAGAATTTGGGTGGGCTGTGAGACAACAAAGCTTGGTGGTTCTTCACTCTGAAAAAGGGGTGCAAAAAATCCACACAAACACGTGAAAAACCCACGGGGAGACGGGGAAGCATCAGGACAGGGTGGGATGAGGGGGAACAATGGGGTCCTGGCAGGAAGGAGCCACCAGAAGGTTCTGTCACTCGTCCCccgaggagcagggctgctgctgggctgtgaggcTCAGGACATCCTCGCCCAGAGCAGGGGACGCGGGGCTCAGCTGCTTCCCCCTGAGGCTGCCATCCCCCAGCTTGGTGGCACTGCCATCCCCCAGCTTGGTGGCACTGCCATCCCCCAGCTTGGTGGCGCTgccatccccagggctgggtaTCTGCGCTGGCACCACCCCCGAGGGCTCCGAGGGGGTTTCCTGTGCCGGGGCCGTGCTGGAGGTGCCGTTCAGCAGCTCCTCGGTGAACTCGGGCAGCTCCTCCGGGCTGGGCGGGCGGCGCAGCCCGTTGTGAGCCCGGAGCTCACCCTCCGGGGCCTCCTGCACCGTGGGCTCCTCCTCGCtggaggaggacaaggaggagcCTTCCTCCTCATCCCGGGACAGCTCGGGGTCTTCCTCTGCATCCCGGGGCAGTTTGGGGTGTTCCGCTGCATCCCGGCAGAACTCGGGGTGTTCCTCTGCATCCCGGGAGAGTTTGGAGCCTTCCTCTGCATCCCAGGGGAGCTCAGAGTCTTCCTCTGCATCCTTGGACAGCTGAGAACCCTCCCGAGCATCCCGGGAGAGTTTGGAGCCTTCTTCTGCATCCCGGGACAGCTCAGAGCCTTCCTCTCCATCCTGGGAGAACTCGGGGTCTTCCTCTGCATCCCTGGGGAGTTTGGGGTGTTCCTCCGCATCCTGGGGGAGCTTGGGGTGTTCCTCTGCATCCCGGGAGAGCTTGGAGCCTTCTTCTGCATCCCGGGGCAGCTCGGGGTGTTTTCCTGCATCCCGGGACAGCTCTGAGCCTTCCTCCTCATCTCGGGACAGCTCGGGACCTTCCTCTGCCTCTTGAGAGAGTTTGGAGTCTTCTTCTGCATCCCAGGGGAGCTCGGGGTGTTCCTCTGCATCCTGTGAGAACTCGGGGTGTTCCTCTGCATCCCGGGAGAGCTGAGAGTGTTCTTCTGCATCCTGGGAGAGCTCGGGGCCTTCCTCTGCATCCCGGGAGAGTTTGGAGCCTTCCTCTGCATCCCAGGGGAGCTCAGAGCCTTCCTCTGCATCCTTGGAGAGTTGAGAACCTTCCCGAGCATCCCGGGAGAGTTTGGAGTCTTCTTCTGCATCCTGGGAGAGCTGAGAGCCTTCTTCTGCATCCTGGGAGAGCTTGGGGTGTTCCTCTGCATCCTGGGACAGATCAGAGCCTTCCTCTGCATCCCGGGACACCTCAGGGTCTTCCTCTGCATGCCGGGAGAGTTCAGGGCGTTCTCCTCCATCCCAGGACAGCTCTCTCGTGCCAGgaccctgcccagcctctgccaccCTCTCGCCCATCAGCTCCTGGTTGAACTCCAGCGCCTGCTCAACGATTTCCAGAATCCCCGAGGCTTCCATGATCTCCACGGGCAGCTCGGCTGTGTCAGGGATGTCTGGGGTCACCTCTGGAGAacctccctgccccaggctcccactgcccagggctccctcctcctccgtgcctggctgctcttccaggggctgctctgctccatcaggccctgcctgggcctggagctctgctctggccttGCTTGGGTCATGGGGAGCCGTGCTGggctcatcctcatcctcatcttcctcctcctcctgccctgccagccccggggTCCTGGCATCCccctccagctcagctgtgctgcgGAGCTCCTCATGTGGATCTTCTGGGTGCTCTGGTCCCTGCCACGCTGTGGCACCCTGGGCTGGCTCACCAGAACCTCCTGATGATGGTCCCACCACCCCACGGCAGTTTGGATCTTCTTCTGGGccttcctccagctcagcagtgccctcctcatcctctggcACCTCAGGTTCCTCAGTGGGCACCTCCATACCATCATCTAGATCAGCAGCCAGATCTTCTGGGTGCTCTTCTGCAGAGCCTGTGGCACCCTGGGCTGGCTCACCAGAACCTCCTGATGATGGTTCCACCACCCCCACGGAGCTGGGGTCTTCTTCTGGGCcttcctccagctcagctgtgctgcgGAGCTCCTCATGTGGATCTTCTGGGTGCTCTGGTCCCTGCCACGCTGTGGCACCCTGGGCTGGCTCACCAGAACCTCCTGATGATGGTCCCACCACCCCAAAGCAGCTGGGGTCTTCTTCTGGGccttcctccagctcagcagtgccctcctcatcctctggcACCTCAGGTTCCTCAGTGGGCACCTCCATACCATCATCTAGATCAGCAGCCAGATCTTCTGGGTGCTCTTCTGCAGAGCCTGTGGCACCCTGGGCTGGCTCACCAGAACCTCCTGATGATGGTTCCACCACCCCCACGGAGCTGGGGTCTTCTTCTGGGCcttcctccagctcagctgtgctgcgGAGCTCCTCATGTGGATCTTCTGGGTTCTCTGGTCCCTGCCACACTGTGGCACCCTGGGCTGACTCACCAGAACCTCCTGATGATGGTCCCACCACCCCAAAGCAGCTGGGGTCTTCTTCTGGGccttcctccagctcagcagtgccctCCTCATCCTCGGGCACCTCAGTGGGCACCTCCATACCCtcatctgctcctgcagccagcacctccaggtgctctgtgccctcctctggccctgcagatgcttccccaggagcccccagaccATCTTGGCCGCCTTCAGCTGCGTCCACTTGAATTTCTTCAAAGTCCTCGGGGATCTCGGCTTCCTCTGAGCTGGACACCTcttggctgggagcagagaccATGAAATAGCCTTCCTCTTCTTCAGCCTCCTCTTCTGGCACGCTGGCAGTTGGTGGCTGGTCCCTCCCttggccctgctgggctgtggcacaCACGGGAGCTGTGCCCGTGGTGTCCTTGCCCTCTGGAGGGTCTGGGCTGGGTGTGCCCATCAGCATCTCCTCCTGGTAGAGGTGCAGGGGGGTGCTGTCGGGCAGGGTGTCCTCCAGCTCCACCCTCCTGCCCGTGcccactgccagctctggggttcTTGGGGTCTCCTCCAGTGCCCCCTCACCTGGCACCTGcccaggtgccaccagccctgagctctccaATTCTGGGGCCTCTGTGTCTCTGGGGGTCTCCTCCAGTGCCCACTCAGCACTGGCACCTGGCACttgccccagtgccaccagctctgccagctctggatCTCTGGTGGCTTCCTCCAATGCCCACTCGCTGTTCTCACCTGGCAcctgccctggtgccaccagctctgagctctccagctctgccagctctgtgtctCTGGGGGTCTCCTCTAATGCCCACTCAGTGCTGGCACCTGgcacctgccccagctcccctggagcctctgccagctcctggctgtgcccaggggcaccaggaggggttggcacaggctgtgccacgctgcccagctgtgccagctcagcctgtgccagcgcctgctgctgcctcatctcCTGCCTCCTGGCATCTCCTTCGTCATCCTCCTGggcctcctccagctctgctggccctgTGCCACCTCTCTGCTCCCTTTCCAGCCTTCCTGCACTGCTCAGCGTGCCacctgcccaggctggctgtcctggtccctcagtgtcccctgctGTCACCTCCCAGGGCTCTTGGGCACTGCCATGGTCAccctcctgtgcccagggctcctctcccggctccagctcctcctgttcctcctcctctccttcctgcagctcctcaggctcctctggggctctgctgtccccctCCAGGGTCTCACCTGCCTCTCCAGCCCCATGGTCTTCTCCTGCCCCATGGTCTTCTCCTATCTTGGAGCCTTCTCCTTCCCCAAGATCTTCTCCTGCCCCAAGAAATTCTGCCCCAAGATCTTCTCCTGCCTCAGAGCCTTCTCCTATCTTGGAGCCTTCTCCTTCCCCAAGATCTTCTCCTGCCCCAAGAAATTCTGCCCCAAGATCTTCTCCTGCCTCAGAGCATTCTCCTATCTTGGAGCCTTCTCCTGCCCCAAGATCTTCTCCCGCCCCATGCTCTTCTCCTGGCTTGCAGTCTTCTCGTGCCTCATGGTCTCCTGCCCCAAGAACTTCTGCCTCAGAGCCTTCTCCTGCCCCAAGATCTTCTGCCCCAATAACTTCTCCTGCCCCATGGACTTCTCCTGCCCCAAAATCTTCTCCTGTCCCAGAGTCTTCTCCTGCCTCAAGATATTCTGCCCCAAGATCTTCTCCTGCCTCATGGTCTCCTGCCCCAAGATCTTCTCCTGCTCCACGGTCTTCTCCTGCCATGGGGTCCTGTCCCACCCCGTgatcctcctctcccagcacctccctgctggcctctcccttttccccctccccatctccccctctgcctgtcccctcccctgccccagcatctcctccagctcccgTGGGAGGCTCCTCTGCTGGGATGGCCTCAGGGGCACCTGAGGGCTCCTGCTccgggcacagctcctgctcccttccctgctctgcagccaggtccaCCTCACACCTGGGCATtttgtgctgctcagccctTTCCTGCCCTGCATCAGCAAagtcctgctccaggtgaccttCTGTGGGCAGAGCCAGGTGGCTTTGAACGAggacagcaccagcagcttccaCTTCTCTGTGGGGACATTTCTCCTCTTGCACATCTGTTCCTTCCTGCTGGAcatctcccttctcctcctcctcatcctcggAGGGGTGTgaaggctctgtgctgggggtttgtgtcctttgctcctctggcttttcccagctgctctctgtctgCCCAGGCAGATCCTCATCCCCTTCCTGGGCCTCCATTTCTGCATCCCttgggctcagcacagcagggacctcttcctcttcctcttcttcctcttcctcccatgCTCCCAGATCTTCCTGGCTCCCCAAGGGAGGGTCCACGCTTggtggggatggagctgtgtcctgcagggtgCTGCTCTCCTTAGCCAGCCCCTGGAGCATCACCTCCCCAAccttctcctcatcctcagatccctcctgcccttccccaggCCCCTCTGGCACAGCCTTGGTGGGGaaaacagggctgggagcacggACATCCCACGTGGAGCTGGCTGTGGGCTCCTCTTGGGGCTGAGCATCATCTCCCATCTCCTTGAGGGCGTCCTCCAGTGCCTCGCTGACCAGCTGGGCCGGGTACTGCAGCCTGTGGGCAtctcccaggggctgcaggctggcactgccactgtccccagaggctctgggcagggcacacTCCATCCCTGGGCTCATTGCTGCCTCATCTcctcctggccaggctggaccttccaccccagagctctcctgctcGGGGGAGAGGGCAagggaggctctgcctgcctggggtgggctgggtgtgagagcccccagccccctcaccctgctggtggcactgccatGGAGGGCTGGGGTGATTTCCTGGAGCTCCCTGGTGCTTTGGGGTGTCAGGGTGGCACTTTGGGGGTGTTTGGTCACCCTGGGGAAGGGGGTGCAGGGCAGCACCCGCCTGGCCTCGGGGCTCGCTGGCGATGCTTTGCTGCCGCTCAGCTCCAGTTTGAGATCTGAAAAGAGCAAGGAGGAACCGtgagcctctcccagccctgccctggctccctcTCAATGCCCCCTCTCCTATTTTTAACCAGCTCCTTCTTGGAAAGTGGGAAATTCCTCCCTcccgatgctgctgctcccgggGGATTCGTGCCCagctgtcgcagacatcttttatgaaaaatcctgtccttaggattttttctcctgagaagctgggaggcctcaggaacaaaatgtaaacagtgattatctgctgctgtggaatgcaacaggtgcatctgtgattagCCCATGttgattgtttctaattaatggccaatcacagtcagctagctcagactctctgtcccagccacaaacctttgttatcattctttcttttcctattcttagccagcctgctgatgaaatcctttcttctattcttttagtatagttttaatatgaaatatataataaaataataaatcaagccctctgaaacatggagtcagatcctcatctcttccctcatcccctATGAACTCCATCacacccagctgcagccacaagtGTGCAGGTGACAAagctttccttgggattttcatttttttttttgtttggtttgttttgaggaaaaaggaaatgctCAGCTTGTTAGCACAGCCCTCCGTCCTGTGCTGCCCTTCCCATGAAAGGAAGGGAATTAAAAACGAGGCAAAGGAGCAGATAAGGCTGGTGAAGGAGCAGATAAGGCTTATCTGGGCTGTGAGCCCCGTGCCAAGAGCCCCCCGGACGCTGTTCACACCTTCCTATCGCTGCCaggaaaatgcagggaaatgtgTCCGAATCCAcatttaaacacatttaaacTCTCCCCaggaaaatgcagggaaatgtgTCTGAATCCAcatttaaacacatttaaacTCCCCCCaggaaaatgcagggaaatgtgTCTGAATCCAcatttaaacacatttaaacTCTCCCCaggaaaatgcagggaaatgtgTCTGAATCCAcatttaaacacatttaaacTCCCCCCaggaaaatgcagggaaatgtgTCTGAATCCAcatttaaacacatttaaacTCCCCCCaggaaaatgcagggaaatgtgTCCGAATCCAcatttaaacacatttaaacTCCCCCCaggaaaatgcagggaaatgtgTCTGAATCCAcatttaaacacatttaaacTCCCCCCaggaaaatgcagggaaatgtgTCTGAATCCAcatttaaacacatttaaacTCCCCCCaggaaaatgcagggaaatgtgTCCGAatccacatttaaaaatatctaacCTCTCCAGGAAAATGTGTCTGAATCCACATTTAAACACATCTAACCTCCCCAGGAACATGTGGCTAAATCCACATTTAAACACATGCAAACTTCCCCAGGAAAATGTGTCTAAATCCACATTTAAACACATGTAACCTCCCCCAGGAAAATGTGTCCAAATTCACATTTAACCTCTCCaggaaaatgcagggaaatgtgTCTGAATCCACGTTTAAACACATCTAACCCCCACCAGGAAAATGTGTCCAAATTCACATTTAAACCCCCCaggaaaatgcagggaaatgtgTCTAAATCCACATTTACACACATTTGAACCCCTCCCCAGGAAAATGTGTGTAAATCCACATCTAACCCTCCCCAAGAAAATGTGTCTGAATCCacatttaaatgcatttaaacCTCCCCAGAAAAACGCAGGGAAATGTGCCTAAATTCACATTTAAACACATTTAAGCCCCCCAGGAAAAGGTGCCTAAATCCACATTTAAACACATCTGACCCCCACCAGGAAAAATTGTCTGAATCCACATTTAAACCCATTTAACTCCCCAGGAAAAGGTGCCTAAATCCACATTTAAACCCATTTAACCCTTCAGGAAAAGGCGCCTAAATCCACATTTAAACCCATTTAACCCCCCCAGGAAAAGGCGCCTAAATCCACATTTAAACCCAATTTAACTCCCCAGGAGAAGGTGCCTAAATCCAAATTTAAAGACATCCGACCCCCATCAGGAAAATTTGTCTGAATCCACATTTAAACACATTTAACTCCCCCAGGAAAAGGTGCCTAAATCCACATTTAAACCCATTTAACCCTTCAGGAAAAGGCGCCTAAATCCACATTTAAACCCATTTAACCTTTCAGGAAAAGGTGCCTAAATCCACATTTAAACCCATTTAACTCCCCAGGAGAAGGTGCCTGAATCCACATTTAAACACATCTGACCCCCACCAGGAAAAATTGTCTGAATCCACATTTAAACTCATTTAATTCCCCAGAAAAAGGTGCCTAAATCCACATTTAAACCCATTTAAGCCCCCTCAGGAAAAGGTGCCTAAATCCACATTTGAACCCATTTAACCCTTCAGGAGAAGGTGCCTAAATCCACATTTAAACCCAttaaccccccccccccccaggaaAATTTGTCTAAATCCACATTTAAATCCATTTAACCCTTCAGGAAAAGGTGCCTAAATCCACATTTAAACCCATTTAACCCCCCAAGGAAAAGGTGCCTAAATCCATATTTAAACCCATTTATGCCCTCCAGGAAAAGGTGTCTAAATCCACATTTAAACACATCTGACCCCCACCAGGAAAAATTGTCTGAATCCACATTTAAACCCATTTAACTCCCCCAGGAAAAGGTGCCTAAATCCACATTTAAACCCATTTAACCCTTCAGGAAAAGGTGCCTAAATCCACATTTAAACCCATTTAACCCTTCAGGAAAAGGTGCCTAAATCCATATTTAAACCCATTTATGCCCTCCAGGAAAAGGTGCCTAAATCCACATTTAAACCCATTTAACCCTTCAGGAAAAGGTGCCTAAATCCACATTTAAACCCATTTAAGCCTTCAGGAAAAGGTGCCTAAATCCACATTTAAACCCATTTAACCCCCCAGGGGTGGCACCGGGGGTCCCTTACCTCTCAGCCCGTTTGTCACCCTGAATTCCCCGGCGGGCACCTGCAGGCGGCTGCTCTCGGCTTCCAGCAGCGTCctgggggagagcagaggggctgggggtgctgcaggggggTCCCTGGGCACCCCGgcgtggggaaactgaggcacggctGCCTGTGATGCTATGGACACAGGGCGGGTAAACTGAGGCACGGCTGGTTccgctgctctgggcacagagggcaTCAGGGTGGGTAAACTGAGGCACggctgcctgtgctgttctGGACAGTGTCAGGGTGggtaaactgaggcacagctgcttctgctgctatGGACACAGGGGGCATCAGGGTGGGTAAACTGAGGCatggctgcctgtgctgctctggtgctCTGAACACAGGGTGTGAGGGTGGGTAAACTGAGGCACGGCCGGATGTGCTTCTATGGACACAGGGCATCAGGGTGggtaaactgaggcacgggAGTTGTGCTGCTCTGGACACAGGGCAggtaaactgaggcacgggTG includes:
- the NES gene encoding nestin; protein product: MMAMLSTESLAGPRALGEESLQMWDLNKRLEAYLARVKFLEEENEALRAEIQSSKSGRAGESWRAKYEEELRALRDALDVAFRDKCTAELARDNLYEEVQQVRSRCQKEQAAREAAKKELSLSRKELEEERRAQIWLKERAAQLEKEVEALLEVHEEEKAGLDQEIATFSHSLESFRCAPVALQPVEVEDYSKRLSEIWKGAVETYKAEVAQLEGSLCQAKENLWKAVEDNQQSQLQLQHLEKDLAGLKARKEMLEESLARQWQEQRGEAEKFQLAMEALEQEQQSLRVQIARVLEDRQQLMHLKMSLSLEVATYRTLLEAESSRLQVPAGEFRVTNGLRDLKLELSGSKASPASPEARRVLPCTPFPRVTKHPQSATLTPQSTRELQEITPALHGSATSRVRGLGALTPSPPQAGRASLALSPEQESSGVEGPAWPGGDEAAMSPGMECALPRASGDSGSASLQPLGDAHRLQYPAQLVSEALEDALKEMGDDAQPQEEPTASSTWDVRAPSPVFPTKAVPEGPGEGQEGSEDEEKVGEVMLQGLAKESSTLQDTAPSPPSVDPPLGSQEDLGAWEEEEEEEEEEVPAVLSPRDAEMEAQEGDEDLPGQTESSWEKPEEQRTQTPSTEPSHPSEDEEEEKGDVQQEGTDVQEEKCPHREVEAAGAVLVQSHLALPTEGHLEQDFADAGQERAEQHKMPRCEVDLAAEQGREQELCPEQEPSGAPEAIPAEEPPTGAGGDAGAGEGTGRGGDGEGEKGEASREVLGEEDHGVGQDPMAGEDRGAGEDLGAGDHEAGEDLGAEYLEAGEDSGTGEDFGAGEVHGAGEVIGAEDLGAGEGSEAEVLGAGDHEAREDCKPGEEHGAGEDLGAGEGSKIGECSEAGEDLGAEFLGAGEDLGEGEGSKIGEGSEAGEDLGAEFLGAGEDLGEGEGSKIGEDHGAGEDHGAGEAGETLEGDSRAPEEPEELQEGEEEEQEELEPGEEPWAQEGDHGSAQEPWEVTAGDTEGPGQPAWAGGTLSSAGRLEREQRGGTGPAELEEAQEDDEGDARRQEMRQQQALAQAELAQLGSVAQPVPTPPGAPGHSQELAEAPGELGQVPGASTEWALEETPRDTELAELESSELVAPGQVPGENSEWALEEATRDPELAELVALGQVPGASAEWALEETPRDTEAPELESSGLVAPGQVPGEGALEETPRTPELAVGTGRRVELEDTLPDSTPLHLYQEEMLMGTPSPDPPEGKDTTGTAPVCATAQQGQGRDQPPTASVPEEEAEEEEGYFMVSAPSQEVSSSEEAEIPEDFEEIQVDAAEGGQDGLGAPGEASAGPEEGTEHLEVLAAGADEGMEVPTEVPEDEEGTAELEEGPEEDPSCFGVVGPSSGGSGESAQGATVWQGPENPEDPHEELRSTAELEEGPEEDPSSVGVVEPSSGGSGEPAQGATGSAEEHPEDLAADLDDGMEVPTEEPEVPEDEEGTAELEEGPEEDPSCFGVVGPSSGGSGEPAQGATAWQGPEHPEDPHEELRSTAELEEGPEEDPSSVGVVEPSSGGSGEPAQGATGSAEEHPEDLAADLDDGMEVPTEEPEVPEDEEGTAELEEGPEEDPNCRGVVGPSSGGSGEPAQGATAWQGPEHPEDPHEELRSTAELEGDARTPGLAGQEEEEDEDEDEPSTAPHDPSKARAELQAQAGPDGAEQPLEEQPGTEEEGALGSGSLGQGGSPEVTPDIPDTAELPVEIMEASGILEIVEQALEFNQELMGERVAEAGQGPGTRELSWDGGERPELSRHAEEDPEVSRDAEEGSDLSQDAEEHPKLSQDAEEGSQLSQDAEEDSKLSRDAREGSQLSKDAEEGSELPWDAEEGSKLSRDAEEGPELSQDAEEHSQLSRDAEEHPEFSQDAEEHPELPWDAEEDSKLSQEAEEGPELSRDEEEGSELSRDAGKHPELPRDAEEGSKLSRDAEEHPKLPQDAEEHPKLPRDAEEDPEFSQDGEEGSELSRDAEEGSKLSRDAREGSQLSKDAEEDSELPWDAEEGSKLSRDAEEHPEFCRDAAEHPKLPRDAEEDPELSRDEEEGSSLSSSSEEEPTVQEAPEGELRAHNGLRRPPSPEELPEFTEELLNGTSSTAPAQETPSEPSGVVPAQIPSPGDGSATKLGDGSATKLGDGSATKLGDGSLRGKQLSPASPALGEDVLSLTAQQQPCSSGDE